The Glandiceps talaboti chromosome 1, keGlaTala1.1, whole genome shotgun sequence genome has a segment encoding these proteins:
- the LOC144437883 gene encoding uncharacterized protein LOC144437883 translates to MGTKWLLLLVDILLLLNVSKPSMATTTTASSSSSGMVQTVKETSEQPLVVTTLRPTIGGAVTTAGQPTTAVQPTTARQPTTARQPTIAEQPTTAGQPTTAGQPTTPEQPTTAGQPTTAGQPTTIASSLSTLQPIPCPGECICTPVDNGTEVNCRERGLRNVPTGLPESTTTLYLDKNSITILSENIFTSVPNLEYLHLRSSQIQILNAGTFNGLTKLKLLDLSKNFITSTNFVFDGLTNLQSLDLSDNLIPTVPNTAFNTLTNLKKLTLSGNKITAITPGTFDANTNLDELMLSNNNITVLNDFMFRNLVNLKTLQLDHNKLSTLPPMVFQDLSALTELYLNNMHISTITNAAFEGLENLGTLVLSSNELESLAVDVLIPLTSLQNLILNTNPWRCDCNMKQLRDYLNNKQTISYTPSRVICNTPPHVKNLALSNVKEKSFACEPFIIQNPLDKRVHEGDRVEFSCSVLGDPQPHIRWDTPLGVFDSSSPAGRLSIESNTGYMKLTIDEVRNGDSGLYTCVANNSRGTDAERATLTLFSLPPPVDTVTCAPATPSDQCIPPNLDVRTRKIEDKLVEIEWTPSSNIDISRYTIRAAKFASPPRVIKEEYVTDLSTSVYIFNGLQMQTKYILCVNTEVEGCALTSSVQNCLFVTTTGQEPCVPIRITVVVDDITETSIDIRWGSTNDQNAIGYIAEVTKFGDKADTSVKIANMTENSFRFTNLEAGTNYVACVSALVETCFKITDIDQCKQITTLGGVSPQAGIDELKRKHTFEIIGVFFATCVGTLLVLASIFVIWWRYKKPPSLKKYEFHKETKKHRSDDEAAAPITLSEVITSQISDGATASYFPHDGGYVNEASVIDDGDEIKPYQPTHSKVKAKHRSKGKRRPEPVGEEGQEEDINTIEHVAEVYTAKDSKEPPVELSQINKDDMQSTQEEDSIEYKPANGDVKENKRNKNLTGKVTNGGPITDVEISVL, encoded by the coding sequence ATGGGAACTAAATGGTTGTTATTGCTTGTGGACATCCTTCTACTTCTTAATGTGAGCAAACCAAGTATGgccacaacaacaacagcatcatcatcgtcatcaggCATGGTCCAGACAGTGAAAGAGACTTCAGAACAGCCTTTGGTTGTGACAACTTTAAGACCAACAATAGGTGGAGCTGTAACAACAGCTGGACAACCAACAACTGCAGTGCAACCAACAACTGCAAGGCAACCAACAACTGCAAGGCAACCAACAATAGCTGAACAACCAACAACTGCAGGGCAACCAACAACTGCAGGACAACCAACAACACCAGAACAACCAACAACTGCAGGGCAACCAACAACTGCAGGACAACCAACAACAATTGCATCATCACTATCTACTCTGCAACCTATCCCTTGCCCAGGTGAATGTATATGTACCCCTGTGGATAATGGCACTGAAGTGAATTGTCGTGAGCGAGGCCTACGTAATGTTCCAACTGGTTTACCAGAATCTACAACAACACTGTATCTAGACAAGAACAGTATCACTATTTTGTCTGAAAACATTTTCACTTCTGTGCCTAACCTTGAGTATTTACACCTCAGATCATCACAAATACAAATCCTAAATGCTGGTACTTTCAATGGACTTACCAAACTCAAATTACTTGATCTCAGTAAAAATTTCATCACATCAACCAACTTTGTCTTTGATGGACTCACCAATCTCCAGTCTCTGGATCTGTCAGACAATTTGATTCCAACTGTTCCCAATACAGCTTTCAATACTTTAACCAATCTGAAGAAGCTAACTCTGAGTGGTAACAAGATCACAGCAATAACCCCTGGTACATTTGATGCAAACACTAACTTAGATGAATTGATGCTTTCCAATAACAACATCACAGTGCTTAATGATTTCATGTTTCGGAACTTGGTCAATCTAAAGACGCTACAGCTGGACCACAATAAACTTTCCACTCTTCCACCAATGGTATTCCAGGATCTCAGTGCTCTGACAGAGCTTTACCTCAACAATATGCATATCAGTACCATTACCAATGCTGCCTTTGAAGGACTAGAAAACCTTGGCACACTAGTTCTAAGCTCAAATGAACTAGAGAGTTTAGCAGTGGATGTACTGATTCCTCTGACCAGCCTCCAAAACCTGATTTTGAACACAAATCCATGGCGATGTGACTGCAACATGAAACAACTGAGGGATTATCTGAACAATAAGCAGACAATCAGCTACACACCTTCTAGGGTTATTTGTAACACGCCTCCTCATGTGAAGAACTTGGCACTTTCAAATGTCAAGGAAAAAAGTTTTGCATGTGAACCATTTATCATTCAAAATCCACTTGACAAACGGGTACATGAAGGCGACAGGGTGGAATTTTCATGCAGTGTGTTAGGAGATCCTCAACCACATATTCGTTGGGATACACCTTTAGGTGTATTTGATTCATCATCTCCAGCAGGAAGATTAAGCATTGAGTCAAACACAGGGTATATGAAATTGACCATAGATGAAGTCAGGAATGGCGATAGTGGTCTCTATACTTGTGTAGCAAATAATAGCCGTGGCACAGATGCAGAAAGAGCAACTCTTACTTTATTTTCTCTACCACCACCAGTGGATACTGTAACATGTGCCCCAGCAACTCCATCAGATCAGTGCATCCCACCTAACTTGGATGTCCGTACAAGAAAGATTGAAGATAAGCTTGTAGAAATTGAATGGACTCCAAGTTCCAACATTGACATATCTAGGTATACTATAAGAGCAGCCAAGTTTGCTTCACCTCCACGTGTAATAAAAGAAGAATATGTGACAGATCTCTCTACTTCTGTATACATCTTCAATGGATTACAAATGCAAACCAAATACATACTGTGTGTGAATACGGAAGTTGAAGGTTGCGCCCTAACTTCATCAGTTCAGAACTGTCTATTTGTTACTACTACAGGACAAGAACCATGTGTGCCTATCCGtattactgttgttgttgatgatatAACTGAGACATCAATTGATATAAGATGGGGCTCTACTAATGATCAGAATGCAATTGGCTACATCGCAGAAGTCACCAAATTTGGAGACAAAGCTGACACTTCTGTTAAAATAGCCAACATGACCGAAAATTCATTTAGATTCACCAACTTGGAGGCAGGGACAAATTATGTTGCATGTGTATCTGCTCTAGTGGAAACCTGTTTTAAGATAACTGACATTGACCAGTGCAAACAAATAACCACACTGGGAGGCGTTTCACCACAGGCAGGTATAGATGAACTGAAACGAAAACACACCTTTGAAATCATTGGTGTCTTTTTTGCAACCTGCGTAGGAACACTTTTGGTTCTTGCCTCAATCTTTGTGATTTGGTGGCGATACAAGAAACCGCCTTCGTTGAAGAAATATGAGTTCCATAAGGAGACCAAGAAACATCGTTCTGATGATGAGGCTGCAGCACCCATCACACTGAGTGAAGTTATTACAAGTCAGATCAGTGATGGTGCTACGGCAAGCTATTTTCCTCACGATGGTGGATACGTTAACGAGGCATCCGTGATTGATGATGGTGACGAAATCAAACCATACCAACCAACTCACTCAAAAGTAAAGGCAAAACACAGATCAAAGGGTAAGAGACGGCCCGAACCAGTTGGAGAGGAAGGCCAGGAAGAAGACATAAACACAATAGAACATGTTGCAGAAGTGTACACAGCAAAGGATTCAAAGGAGCCACCGGTTGAATTGTCTCAAATAAACAAAGATGATATGCAAAGCACTCAGGAGGAGGATAGTATTGAATACAAACCAGCTAATGGTGATGTGAAAGAAAATAAACGAAATAAGAACTTGACAGGCAAAGTGACTAATGGTGGACCAATAACTGATGTTGAAATTAGTGTCTTATAG
- the LOC144443244 gene encoding phosphatidate cytidylyltransferase, mitochondrial-like codes for MSLAFAYGSAVFQQKGYNQKANKMIDFVFAVDNPCKWHQQNFENNKEHYSFLRYFGAKRITTIQEKFGAGVYYNTLVKMDDQLMKYGVVSTKALQEDLMQWKTLYLSGRLHKPVMILKHKPSRLLQHALLSNLEGAVDVALLMLPESFTEEQLYTTIAGLSYLGDFRMTVGEDRNKVSNIVKPNLDHFHDLYSPILTTMDSIEWNKENTIIEQDRSPKQILSLMFKLPKNLQTTIVKNISERNEDIEEIFQKLAYSGTYKDAVVEGVQTIVNTSSWSQSLKTILTAGAVKSIKYSSEKLKKMWKGWKSK; via the exons aATAAAATGATTGACTTCGTATTTGCTGTAGACAACCCTTGCAAGTGGCACCAACAGAACTTTGAAAACAACAAGGAACACTACTCATTTCTCAGATACTTTGGAGCTAAAAGAATTACAACAATCCAGGAAAAATTTGGAGCAGGAGTTTATTATAACACACTAGTCAAAATGGATGATCAG CTCATGAAATATGGTGTTGTAAGTACAAAAGCTCTTCAGGAAGATTTAATGCAATGGAAGACCCTGTATCTGAGTGGAAGATTACACAAACCA GTAATGATACTGAAACACAAGCCAAGTAGGCTTCTACAACATGCCTTACTAAGTAACTTAGAGGGCGCTGTGGATGTAGCTTTGTTAATGCTACCAGAAAGCTTTACTGAAGAACAGTTGTATACAACTATAGCAGGGCTCTCATACTTGG GAGATTTCCGAATGACGGTTGGAGAAGATAGAAACAAAGTTAGTAATATAGTGAAACCAAATCTTGACCATTTCCATGACCTTTATTCACCTATACTGACAACTATGGATAGCATTGAATGGAACAAGgagaacacaattattgaa CAAGACAGAAGTCCCAAACAGATTCTGTCATTGATGTTCAAGCTTCCTAAGAATCTACAAACAACCATTGTGAAGAACATCAGTGAAAGAAATGAAGACATTGAGGAAATCTTTCAAAAGTTAGCATATAGTGGTACATACAAGGATGCTGTGGTTGAAG GTGTACAGACTATAGTTAACACATCAAGTTGGTCTCAGAGTCTGAAAACTATCTTGACAGCAG GTGCCGTAAAAAGTATCAAATATAGCAGTGAGAAACTGAAGAAAATGTGGAAAGGATGGAAATCAAAGTGA